A genomic stretch from Mycobacterium paraterrae includes:
- a CDS encoding acyl-CoA dehydrogenase family protein produces the protein MSDEQRALRSAVADLMARRSGEAQVRTQMATDAGHDPVLWRELAAMGLTGLLIDEEHGGGGAGPVEMGIAMEEMGRALLVSPFLSTAVLVPSLLAATGDAEECAAVLPRIAAGELLATAAFAEDGSARLPASIATSAGLIGDRWHVTGYKHFVLDGLSAQRIYVLAATDAGPAVFAVDAGAAGLAVTPLTTVDPTRKQCRLQFVDTPAQLIGQPGAGVEVVNAALDCAALALVSEQAGGARRVVEMATEYAKTRYQFGRAIGSFQAVKHMCADMLLEAESAVSAARFAAEAFAAQAPSRIADLALAQAYCADAFVFVAATNIQVHGGIGFTWEHPAHLYLRRARSDAQLLGSASWHRERYMQQIGA, from the coding sequence GTGAGCGACGAACAGCGGGCGCTGCGCAGCGCGGTCGCCGACCTGATGGCCCGTCGTTCCGGCGAGGCGCAGGTGCGCACCCAAATGGCCACCGACGCCGGCCACGACCCGGTCCTCTGGCGTGAGCTGGCGGCGATGGGCCTGACCGGGCTGCTGATCGACGAAGAGCACGGCGGTGGCGGGGCGGGACCGGTCGAGATGGGGATCGCGATGGAGGAGATGGGCCGGGCGCTGTTGGTCAGCCCGTTCCTGTCCACCGCGGTGCTGGTCCCCAGCCTGCTGGCGGCGACCGGTGACGCCGAGGAGTGCGCGGCGGTGCTGCCGCGCATCGCGGCGGGCGAGTTGCTCGCGACCGCCGCCTTCGCCGAGGACGGCTCGGCCCGGTTGCCGGCGAGCATCGCGACGTCGGCGGGCCTCATCGGTGACCGCTGGCATGTCACCGGCTACAAGCATTTCGTGCTCGACGGCCTTTCGGCGCAACGGATTTACGTGCTGGCCGCCACCGACGCGGGCCCGGCGGTTTTCGCGGTCGACGCCGGTGCCGCGGGGCTGGCGGTGACGCCGCTGACCACGGTCGACCCCACCCGTAAGCAATGCCGACTGCAGTTCGTCGACACGCCGGCGCAGCTGATCGGCCAGCCGGGTGCGGGCGTCGAGGTGGTCAATGCGGCCCTGGATTGCGCGGCGTTGGCCTTGGTCAGCGAGCAGGCCGGCGGTGCTCGACGCGTGGTCGAGATGGCCACCGAGTACGCCAAGACCCGTTATCAGTTCGGCCGCGCGATCGGCAGCTTCCAGGCGGTCAAGCACATGTGCGCCGACATGCTGCTGGAGGCGGAGTCCGCGGTGTCGGCGGCGCGGTTCGCCGCGGAGGCCTTCGCGGCGCAGGCACCGTCGCGGATCGCGGATCTTGCCCTGGCGCAGGCATATTGCGCCGACGCGTTCGTGTTCGTCGCGGCGACCAACATCCAGGTGCACGGCGGCATCGGATTCACCTGGGAGCATCCGGCGCACCTCTATCTACGGCGAGCCCGTAGCGACGCGCAACTATTGGGCAGCGCGTCCTGGCACAGGGAACGCTACATGCAGCAGATCGGAGCATGA
- a CDS encoding alpha/beta hydrolase, whose protein sequence is MPSTDFHPDLRKVARLAPRGLVGPRTLKLIRAISPGAPHGGTSKRGVEALILSSGVGIRLHRPEGATQPGPALLWIHGGGYVIGTAQQDDALCRRFVRELGVTVAAVDYRLAPEHPYPAPLEDCYTALQWLAGLPAVDPARVAIGGASAGGGLAAALAFLARDRGEVTPTLQLLAYPMLDDRSGSTPENPKYRLWSPKSNRFGWSAYLGNADPKVAVPARREDLSGLPPAWIGVGTHDLFHDEDLAYAARLTAAGVPCQVETVEGAFHGFDLVVPKASVSKAFFASQCESLRSALGAAA, encoded by the coding sequence ATGCCGAGCACCGATTTCCACCCTGACCTCCGCAAAGTCGCCCGTTTAGCCCCGCGCGGACTGGTCGGACCACGCACGCTGAAGCTGATCCGCGCGATATCGCCCGGAGCCCCGCACGGGGGCACCAGCAAACGCGGCGTCGAAGCGCTGATTCTGAGCTCCGGTGTGGGGATCCGGTTGCACCGTCCCGAGGGTGCCACCCAGCCGGGTCCGGCGCTGCTGTGGATTCACGGCGGCGGCTACGTGATCGGCACCGCCCAACAGGACGACGCGCTGTGCCGTCGATTCGTGCGCGAGCTGGGGGTCACGGTGGCCGCGGTGGACTACCGGTTAGCGCCCGAGCATCCCTATCCGGCCCCGCTCGAGGACTGCTACACGGCGCTGCAGTGGCTGGCGGGATTACCGGCGGTCGACCCGGCGCGTGTCGCGATCGGCGGCGCCAGCGCGGGCGGCGGGCTGGCGGCCGCCCTGGCATTCCTGGCCCGCGACCGTGGCGAGGTCACACCGACCTTGCAGCTGCTGGCCTACCCGATGCTGGATGACCGAAGCGGATCGACGCCGGAGAACCCCAAATACCGGCTGTGGAGCCCGAAGAGCAACCGCTTCGGTTGGTCGGCTTACCTGGGCAATGCTGATCCGAAGGTTGCGGTGCCGGCCCGTCGCGAAGATCTCAGTGGATTGCCTCCGGCGTGGATCGGCGTCGGCACACACGACCTTTTCCACGACGAGGACCTCGCCTACGCGGCCCGGCTGACCGCAGCCGGCGTGCCGTGCCAGGTCGAGACGGTCGAGGGCGCCTTCCACGGCTTCGACCTCGTCGTGCCGAAAGCCTCGGTGTCCAAAGCATTTTTCGCCAGCCAGTGCGAAAGCCTCCGCTCGGCGCTCGGCGCCGCTGCCTGA
- a CDS encoding alpha/beta hydrolase, translating into MTEPTAPPRRRPSLASQARWLLRAKPGDYVLAWSDLLASLPVVGRHLEPFGGITAMGVCGYRYAPEFIAASKDPSRVGVDRQAERDQTNAILDAALRGVVAAGDLESPWPQPDTVAPVLRALRHRRHLHRASVRYGKLPSQLLDVWRRKDLPVRPAPVLLFVPGGAWVHGGRQLQGYALMSQLAEMGWICLSVEYRASPHNRWPAHIIDVKTAIAWARANVDKFGGDRDFIAVAGCSAGGHLAALAGLTPNDPDLEGTLPPDSDTSVDAVVGIYGRYDWEDRSTPERDRFVEFLERVVVKRRIDRHPKVFRDASPIARVHQDAPPFLVIHGSTDNIIPVAQARSFVERLRSVSRSVVSYVELPGAGHGFDLTDGARTGATAMAIGLFLNQIYRNRAIAAKEVI; encoded by the coding sequence ATGACGGAACCCACGGCGCCCCCGCGACGCCGACCCTCCTTGGCGTCGCAGGCGAGATGGTTGCTGAGGGCGAAGCCAGGTGACTACGTCCTGGCCTGGAGCGATCTGCTGGCGTCGCTGCCTGTCGTCGGGCGCCACCTCGAACCGTTCGGTGGCATCACCGCAATGGGCGTGTGCGGCTACCGGTACGCACCGGAGTTCATTGCCGCTTCGAAGGATCCGTCTCGAGTCGGCGTCGATCGTCAAGCTGAACGCGACCAAACGAACGCGATCCTCGACGCCGCGCTGCGCGGCGTTGTCGCCGCCGGCGACCTGGAGAGCCCGTGGCCGCAGCCGGACACGGTCGCTCCGGTCTTGCGCGCGCTGCGTCACCGTCGGCATCTGCATCGTGCGTCGGTGCGTTACGGGAAGCTGCCCTCGCAGTTGCTCGACGTCTGGCGGCGCAAGGATCTGCCGGTGCGACCGGCGCCGGTGTTGCTTTTCGTCCCCGGTGGGGCCTGGGTGCACGGTGGGCGCCAACTGCAGGGCTACGCATTGATGTCGCAACTCGCCGAGATGGGTTGGATTTGTCTGTCGGTGGAATACCGGGCCTCGCCGCACAATCGGTGGCCGGCGCACATCATCGACGTCAAGACCGCGATCGCGTGGGCACGAGCGAACGTCGACAAGTTCGGCGGTGATCGCGATTTCATTGCGGTGGCGGGATGTTCGGCCGGCGGGCATCTGGCCGCGCTGGCCGGGTTGACCCCGAACGACCCCGATCTGGAGGGCACGCTGCCGCCGGACTCGGACACCTCGGTGGACGCCGTCGTCGGGATCTACGGCCGCTACGACTGGGAAGACCGGTCCACTCCGGAACGTGACCGCTTCGTCGAGTTCCTTGAGCGCGTCGTCGTAAAGCGACGAATCGATCGTCATCCCAAGGTGTTTCGTGACGCGTCACCAATCGCCCGGGTGCATCAGGACGCTCCGCCGTTCTTGGTCATCCACGGCAGCACCGACAACATCATCCCGGTGGCCCAGGCTCGCAGCTTCGTCGAACGGCTGCGCTCGGTCTCCCGGTCGGTGGTCAGTTACGTCGAATTACCCGGCGCCGGACACGGATTCGACCTCACTGACGGCGCGCGGACAGGTGCGACGGCGATGGCAATCGGGTTGTTCCTCAACCAGATCTATCGGAATCGGGCGATCGCAGCCAAAGAGGTCATTTAA
- a CDS encoding WS/DGAT/MGAT family O-acyltransferase: protein MKRLSGWDAVLLYSEAPNVHMHTLKIAVIELDPDRRGFDIEAFRRVIHSRLYLLEPFCYQLVDIPFKLHHPMWRENCDVDLNYHVRPWRLPAPGGRRELDEAIGEIASTPLKRDRPLWEMYFVEGLTDGRIAVVGKIHHALADGVAAANLLARGMDLASGPERDRDSYTPDPAPTRAALLRSAFADHLRHVGRIPRTVGYTVRGLNRVRRSSRKLSPDLARPFEAPPTFMNHHLTPQRKFATATLALADIKETCKHLGVTINDMVLALSAGGLRKLLLRHDGSADHPLVASVPVSYDRSPDRISGNYFTGMLVGLPVDAPDPLERVQRAHDYANDAKESQNLLGPEFVTRWAAYFPPAQTEALFRRLADSKERNKMMNLNVSNVPGPREHGRVGGALVTEIYSVGPLTAGCAVNITVWSYVDQLNISVLCDGATMDDPHEITDAMIEEFVEVRTAAGLSEQLTVIEAALAQA, encoded by the coding sequence ATGAAGCGGCTCAGCGGCTGGGATGCAGTACTGCTGTACAGCGAAGCGCCCAACGTGCATATGCACACGCTCAAGATCGCAGTCATCGAGTTGGATCCCGACCGTCGTGGTTTCGACATCGAGGCATTCCGTCGAGTGATCCACAGCAGGCTGTATCTGCTGGAGCCGTTCTGCTATCAGCTCGTCGACATTCCGTTCAAGCTGCACCACCCGATGTGGCGGGAGAATTGCGACGTCGACCTGAACTACCACGTGCGCCCGTGGCGGTTGCCGGCCCCCGGTGGACGCCGGGAACTGGATGAAGCGATCGGCGAGATCGCGAGCACCCCGCTCAAGCGCGACCGTCCGCTATGGGAGATGTACTTCGTCGAAGGTTTGACCGACGGCCGGATCGCGGTGGTGGGCAAGATCCACCACGCCCTCGCCGACGGGGTCGCCGCGGCGAATCTGCTTGCGCGCGGCATGGATCTGGCGTCAGGGCCCGAGCGCGACCGCGACTCCTATACGCCTGACCCCGCCCCGACGAGAGCCGCCCTGTTGCGGTCGGCCTTCGCTGACCACCTTCGTCATGTGGGCCGGATCCCGCGCACGGTCGGCTACACGGTGCGAGGCCTCAATCGGGTGCGGCGCAGCTCCCGCAAACTGTCTCCGGACTTGGCGAGACCCTTTGAGGCGCCGCCGACGTTCATGAATCACCATCTGACTCCGCAGCGCAAATTCGCCACCGCCACGCTCGCGCTCGCCGACATCAAAGAAACCTGCAAGCACCTCGGCGTGACGATCAACGACATGGTTCTCGCGCTGTCTGCGGGAGGTCTGCGAAAGCTGCTGCTACGCCACGACGGCAGTGCAGATCATCCGCTGGTGGCCTCGGTCCCGGTCAGCTACGACCGCTCACCGGACCGAATTTCGGGGAACTACTTCACCGGGATGCTCGTCGGACTACCCGTCGATGCCCCCGATCCGCTCGAGCGGGTGCAACGCGCGCACGACTACGCCAACGATGCCAAGGAAAGCCAGAACCTGCTCGGTCCGGAGTTCGTCACCCGGTGGGCGGCGTACTTTCCGCCGGCGCAGACGGAGGCGCTGTTTCGCCGGCTGGCCGACAGCAAAGAGCGCAACAAGATGATGAACCTCAACGTGTCCAACGTGCCCGGTCCTCGCGAACACGGGCGCGTCGGCGGCGCCCTGGTCACCGAGATCTACTCGGTGGGACCTCTGACTGCCGGCTGCGCGGTCAACATCACGGTGTGGAGCTATGTCGACCAGCTCAACATCTCGGTGCTCTGCGACGGCGCCACCATGGACGACCCACACGAGATCACCGACGCGATGATCGAGGAGTTCGTCGAAGTGCGAACTGCGGCCGGGCTTTCCGAACAGCTGACGGTGATCGAGGCGGCGCTGGCTCAGGCCTGA
- the fadD12 gene encoding acyl-CoA ligase FadD12 — MALGLLGSMVRAGIIAPMRPDKYLRIVGVVRREGLTVTSGFGMSAQRCPNRPALVDELGSLTYRQLDQRADALTTALQGLPGGTPEVVAIMARNHRGFVEALIAANRIGADVLLLNTSFAGPALADVVNREGADVIIYDEEFTESVDRALSDKTDTVRIVAWTDHPDNHDVTVEELINSHLGERPAKTGRTGKMIMLTSGTTGNPKGAKHSGGGATELKAILDRVPWHTEETIVVVAPMFHAWGFSQLVFAASMACTVVTRRKFDPEATLELIDRHQATGLCVVPVMFDRIMDLPDEVRRRYSGRSLKFATASGSRMRPDVVTKFMDEFGDILYNNYNATEAGMIASATPADLRAAPDTAGKPILGTEIRILDSEHRPVPVGEVGQIFVRNSNRFEGYTSGGNKDFHDGFMASGDVGRLDEAGRLYVVGRDDEMIVSGGENVYPIEVEKTLALHPDVQDATVIGVDDSEYGQRLAAFVVLTPDASASVEDLKQHVRANLANYKVPREIIVLDELPRSSTGKISRRDLHGLLS; from the coding sequence ATGGCGCTCGGTCTGCTCGGCAGCATGGTCCGCGCGGGAATCATCGCCCCGATGCGACCCGACAAGTATCTGCGCATCGTCGGCGTCGTACGTCGCGAAGGGCTCACTGTCACAAGCGGATTCGGGATGTCGGCGCAGCGCTGCCCGAACCGCCCCGCGTTGGTCGACGAACTGGGCTCACTGACCTATCGCCAACTCGACCAGCGCGCGGACGCTCTGACCACCGCACTGCAGGGCCTGCCCGGCGGGACACCCGAAGTGGTGGCGATCATGGCCCGCAACCACCGGGGGTTCGTCGAGGCGCTGATCGCGGCCAACCGGATCGGCGCCGACGTGCTGCTGCTCAACACGTCGTTCGCGGGCCCGGCCCTGGCCGACGTGGTCAACCGCGAAGGCGCCGACGTGATCATCTACGACGAGGAGTTCACCGAGTCGGTAGACCGTGCGCTTTCCGACAAGACCGACACCGTTCGGATCGTCGCGTGGACCGATCATCCCGACAATCACGACGTCACCGTCGAAGAACTAATCAACTCCCACCTCGGTGAGCGCCCCGCCAAGACGGGGCGCACCGGCAAGATGATCATGCTGACCTCGGGCACCACCGGTAACCCGAAGGGCGCCAAGCATTCCGGTGGCGGGGCAACCGAATTGAAGGCGATTCTGGACCGGGTGCCATGGCACACCGAGGAGACGATCGTGGTCGTCGCACCGATGTTCCACGCCTGGGGGTTTTCCCAGCTGGTCTTCGCCGCATCGATGGCCTGCACGGTGGTGACACGGCGTAAGTTCGACCCGGAGGCCACCCTCGAGCTGATCGACCGTCACCAGGCCACCGGATTGTGCGTGGTGCCGGTGATGTTCGACCGGATCATGGATCTGCCCGACGAGGTGCGCCGGCGTTACAGCGGCCGGTCGTTGAAATTCGCGACCGCGTCCGGTTCACGAATGCGGCCCGACGTCGTCACGAAGTTCATGGACGAGTTCGGCGACATCCTCTACAACAACTACAACGCGACCGAAGCCGGCATGATCGCCTCCGCCACGCCCGCCGACCTGCGGGCCGCGCCCGACACTGCGGGAAAACCCATCCTGGGCACCGAGATTCGCATCCTTGACTCCGAGCACCGGCCGGTACCGGTCGGTGAGGTGGGCCAGATTTTTGTCCGCAACTCCAACCGCTTCGAGGGCTATACCTCCGGCGGCAACAAGGACTTCCACGACGGGTTCATGGCGTCCGGCGATGTCGGACGGCTCGACGAAGCCGGGCGACTCTACGTGGTGGGCCGTGACGACGAGATGATCGTGTCGGGCGGTGAGAACGTCTACCCGATCGAAGTCGAGAAGACGTTGGCGCTGCACCCGGATGTCCAGGACGCCACCGTGATCGGTGTCGACGACTCCGAGTACGGGCAGCGGCTCGCGGCATTCGTGGTGCTGACCCCGGACGCGTCGGCGAGCGTCGAGGATCTCAAGCAACACGTCCGCGCGAATCTGGCGAATTACAAAGTGCCGCGCGAGATCATCGTGCTCGACGAACTACCCCGCAGCAGCACCGGCAAGATCTCGCGACGCGACCTACACGGGCTACTCAGCTGA
- a CDS encoding 1-acyl-sn-glycerol-3-phosphate acyltransferase gives MAANNDEPTELSKWDPALTERVMGWLRPLIKGYHRAEVRGLESFPAGGALVVANHSGGLFAMDVPVFATGFYEQFGYDRPVYTLSHDVLFTGPTGDFFRRTGFIRANHENADEALRSGGVVVVFPGGDYDVYRPTLSENVIDFDGRTGYVKAALNAGVPIVPAVAIGGQESQLYLSRGTGLAKLLRLDKLLRSKILPISVGFPFGLSAVLPINVPLPTKIVMQVLDPIDITAEFGEDPDIATVDTHVRRVMQEALDGLAKERRLPVIG, from the coding sequence ATGGCTGCCAATAACGACGAACCAACCGAGCTGTCCAAGTGGGATCCCGCACTCACCGAGCGGGTGATGGGCTGGCTTCGACCGCTGATCAAGGGCTACCACCGCGCAGAGGTTCGCGGCCTGGAGTCCTTCCCCGCGGGCGGTGCGCTGGTGGTGGCAAACCATTCCGGCGGGCTGTTCGCGATGGACGTGCCGGTGTTCGCCACGGGGTTCTACGAGCAGTTTGGCTATGACCGCCCCGTCTACACGCTGAGCCACGACGTCCTTTTCACCGGCCCCACCGGCGACTTCTTCCGTCGCACCGGCTTCATCCGGGCCAACCACGAAAACGCCGACGAGGCACTGCGTTCCGGCGGTGTGGTGGTGGTCTTCCCCGGCGGCGACTACGACGTGTATCGACCGACGTTGTCCGAGAACGTGATCGACTTCGACGGGCGCACCGGTTACGTGAAGGCGGCACTAAACGCCGGGGTGCCGATCGTGCCGGCGGTGGCCATCGGCGGCCAGGAGAGTCAGCTCTACCTGTCCCGCGGAACGGGACTGGCCAAGCTCCTGCGACTGGACAAGCTGCTGCGCTCGAAGATCCTGCCGATCTCGGTGGGCTTCCCGTTCGGGCTCTCCGCGGTACTGCCGATCAACGTGCCGCTGCCGACCAAGATCGTCATGCAGGTGCTCGATCCCATTGATATCACAGCCGAATTCGGTGAAGACCCGGACATAGCCACGGTCGATACGCACGTCCGGCGCGTCATGCAAGAGGCGCTTGACGGGCTGGCCAAAGAGCGTCGACTCCCGGTAATCGGGTAA